The Gillisia sp. Hel_I_86 genome has a segment encoding these proteins:
- a CDS encoding AI-2E family transporter codes for MKKLSPILVRQIFVLLLILFLGILIFKEIIPYLSGILGAITLYVLMRQWMIKLVNRGWRKSIAAGVLMLASFIGILIPVTLIVIMLTSKIGKAVSNSEKVIIAVKEQVNKYEEVLGYDFSSNIDSNSITSWVSTNLQSFAGGTFNAFIAIGIMYFMLYYMLTSRVKLNGLLRSYIPLASDNILLIGKESDLSVRSNALGIPLVALIQGVIALIGFLIFGVPDPLFWFVITAVGSMIPFVGTALGIIPVTILLFSQDMEWQAIAILIYGVVVVGSTDNLVRLYILEKLASVHPLITLFGVVVGVPLFGFIGLIFGPLLISLFLLILKIYKTEYGNINDNL; via the coding sequence ATGAAAAAATTAAGCCCCATTTTGGTAAGACAAATTTTTGTTTTGCTTCTTATCCTTTTCTTGGGGATCTTAATATTCAAGGAAATCATTCCGTATCTCTCGGGGATTCTAGGTGCAATTACGTTATATGTACTTATGCGACAGTGGATGATAAAATTGGTGAATAGAGGCTGGAGAAAATCGATTGCTGCAGGAGTTCTTATGCTAGCATCGTTTATTGGAATTTTAATTCCGGTTACGCTTATTGTGATCATGCTTACCTCTAAAATAGGAAAAGCGGTTTCAAATTCAGAAAAAGTGATCATTGCTGTTAAGGAGCAGGTAAACAAATATGAAGAAGTTTTAGGCTACGATTTTAGTAGTAATATAGATAGTAATTCTATCACTAGTTGGGTGTCTACAAATCTGCAAAGTTTTGCAGGAGGTACATTCAATGCATTTATTGCTATAGGAATTATGTATTTTATGTTATATTATATGCTTACGTCGAGAGTGAAATTAAACGGATTACTGAGGTCCTATATTCCTTTGGCATCAGATAACATCCTGCTAATTGGGAAAGAAAGCGATCTTTCTGTCCGGTCCAACGCTTTAGGAATCCCATTGGTGGCATTAATACAAGGAGTTATCGCATTGATTGGTTTTCTGATCTTCGGAGTCCCCGATCCGCTATTTTGGTTTGTAATAACCGCCGTAGGGTCCATGATTCCATTTGTAGGCACTGCCCTAGGAATTATCCCGGTTACCATCCTATTATTTTCCCAAGATATGGAATGGCAGGCAATTGCAATTTTAATTTACGGAGTGGTTGTAGTTGGCTCTACAGATAATCTCGTACGATTATATATACTCGAAAAATTAGCCAGTGTCCACCCTTTAATCACTCTATTTGGAGTAGTAGTAGGAGTTCCACTTTTCGGGTTTATAGGACTAATTTTTGGGCCTTTACTTATCTCCTTATTTTTACTTATATTAAAAATATACAAAACAGAATACGGCAATATTAATGACAATTTATAA
- a CDS encoding YkvA family protein gives MKNIFSKKKQEIEEEYMSGEITKIKEEDVEVVMNKEEDISKKIASTNMLEKYTELAKVMFGMLKDYRKGIYTNVPWFTIASIAFGFLYVLNPLDIIPDFIPGLGYIDDLAVLSFGLRFIETDLHNYLDWKLESDA, from the coding sequence ATGAAAAATATATTCAGCAAAAAAAAGCAAGAAATAGAAGAAGAGTACATGAGTGGGGAAATTACCAAGATCAAAGAAGAGGATGTGGAAGTGGTAATGAATAAAGAAGAAGATATCTCCAAAAAAATCGCTAGCACTAATATGTTAGAGAAATACACAGAATTGGCTAAAGTGATGTTTGGAATGCTCAAGGATTACCGAAAAGGCATTTATACAAATGTGCCATGGTTTACCATTGCCTCCATCGCTTTCGGGTTCTTATACGTACTGAACCCTTTGGATATCATTCCAGATTTTATTCCTGGGTTAGGATATATAGATGATCTAGCAGTTCTTTCGTTTGGTTTGCGGTTTATCGAAACAGATCTTCACAATTATTTGGATTGGAAGTTAGAATCTGATGCATAG
- a CDS encoding bifunctional 5,10-methylenetetrahydrofolate dehydrogenase/5,10-methenyltetrahydrofolate cyclohydrolase: MTILDGKKVSNEIKDEIAAEVQQMKNLGEKVPHLAAIIVGNDGASLTYVNSKVKACERVGFESTLVKLSSTISETELLKKIKELNENPDIDGFIVQLPLPEQIDTQKVLLTVNPDKDVDGFHPTNFGKMALDMSSFIPATPYGILELLERYKVETKGKHTVVIGRSHIVGRPMSILMGRKGFPGNSTVTVTHSYTKNITQITSQADIIITALGNPGFLKAEMVKDDAVVIDVGITRVPDEDAPRGYRITGDVDFENVSKKASFITPVPGGVGPMTIAMLLKNTLLARENHRLR, encoded by the coding sequence ATGACTATTCTCGACGGTAAAAAAGTAAGTAACGAAATTAAGGATGAAATTGCTGCGGAAGTTCAGCAAATGAAGAATCTAGGGGAAAAAGTGCCACATTTGGCAGCTATTATTGTTGGGAATGACGGTGCGAGCTTAACATACGTGAATAGTAAAGTGAAAGCTTGTGAGCGTGTAGGTTTTGAATCGACATTGGTTAAACTATCCAGTACCATTAGTGAGACCGAACTTTTAAAAAAGATAAAGGAACTAAATGAAAATCCAGATATCGATGGGTTTATCGTCCAACTACCACTTCCAGAACAAATAGATACTCAAAAAGTATTGCTTACCGTGAATCCAGATAAAGATGTAGATGGTTTTCATCCCACCAATTTTGGAAAAATGGCCTTGGATATGAGTAGTTTTATCCCTGCCACCCCATATGGGATCTTAGAATTGTTGGAACGATATAAAGTAGAGACAAAAGGAAAACACACGGTTGTAATTGGCCGTAGCCATATTGTGGGCAGGCCTATGAGTATCTTAATGGGCAGAAAAGGGTTTCCGGGGAATTCTACCGTTACAGTTACCCATAGTTACACTAAGAATATCACCCAAATCACTTCTCAAGCAGATATTATTATTACCGCTTTGGGAAATCCTGGATTTTTAAAAGCAGAGATGGTAAAAGATGATGCCGTTGTTATAGATGTGGGCATCACCAGGGTGCCGGATGAAGATGCTCCCAGAGGATACAGAATTACTGGGGATGTGGATTTCGAAAATGTAAGTAAAAAGGCTTCATTTATAACGCCTGTGCCAGGTGGGGTTGGACCAATGACGATTGCCATGTTGCTTAAGAACACTTTATTGGCAAGGGAAAATCATAGATTGCGCTAG
- a CDS encoding four helix bundle protein: MDFKSLKSYHIAFELAMEIFEISKRFPKEETYSLTDQIRRSSRSVCFNIAEAYRKRSYPNHFRSKLRDSDSENPETQSWWHFANECGYIRKLEFEDFNTKSEEVGKLLNFMINNPGKFGVKA; this comes from the coding sequence ATGGATTTTAAATCTTTGAAGTCTTACCATATTGCTTTTGAACTGGCTATGGAAATTTTTGAAATTTCGAAAAGATTTCCAAAAGAGGAGACTTATAGTTTAACAGACCAGATTAGAAGAAGTTCCCGATCGGTTTGTTTTAATATAGCTGAAGCATACAGGAAGAGAAGTTACCCCAATCACTTCAGAAGTAAATTAAGGGATAGTGATTCTGAGAATCCAGAAACACAAAGTTGGTGGCACTTTGCCAATGAGTGTGGATATATTAGAAAGTTGGAATTTGAAGATTTCAATACAAAAAGTGAAGAAGTAGGGAAACTTCTAAATTTTATGATTAATAATCCTGGTAAATTTGGAGTTAAGGCATAA
- the ffh gene encoding signal recognition particle protein translates to MFDNLSDKLDNALHILKGHGQITEVNVAETLKEVRRALVEADVNYKIAKEFTSTVKEKALGQDVLTALKPGQLMVKLVKDELTQLMGGEMEEIDLSGNPSVILMSGLQGSGKTTFSGKLANFLKTKKNKNPLLVACDIYRPAAINQLQIVGEQIGVEVFSDVGNQDPVAISKAAIAHAKQNGFNVVIIDTAGRLAVDEAMMTEIANIHAAVKPEETLFVVDSMTGQDAVNTAKAFNDKLNFDGVILTKLDGDTRGGAAISIKSVVNKPIKFIGTGEKMDAIDVFYPSRMADRILGMGDVVSLVERAQEQYDEEEARKLQKKIAKNQFGFDDFLKQLHQIKKMGSMKDLMGMIPGAGKMLKDIDIDDDAFKHIEAIIYSMTPAERSTPTLINSVRKKRIAGGSGTSVQQVNQLLKQFNQMGKMMKMMQGGGGQKMMQMMKGMK, encoded by the coding sequence ATGTTTGATAATTTAAGCGATAAGTTAGATAATGCCTTGCACATCCTAAAGGGACATGGGCAGATTACAGAAGTAAACGTTGCCGAGACCTTAAAGGAAGTACGTAGGGCCTTGGTGGAAGCCGATGTTAACTATAAGATAGCGAAAGAATTTACGAGCACTGTAAAAGAAAAAGCTTTAGGTCAAGATGTATTAACTGCATTGAAGCCTGGGCAACTTATGGTGAAATTGGTCAAGGATGAACTTACCCAATTAATGGGAGGGGAAATGGAAGAAATAGATCTTTCCGGGAATCCTTCTGTGATCTTAATGTCTGGTCTACAAGGAAGTGGTAAAACTACTTTTTCCGGAAAACTGGCTAATTTCTTAAAAACAAAAAAGAACAAGAACCCACTTTTGGTTGCCTGTGATATATACCGTCCTGCGGCGATCAATCAGTTGCAAATTGTTGGAGAGCAAATAGGAGTTGAGGTTTTTAGCGATGTTGGGAACCAGGATCCTGTTGCTATTTCTAAAGCGGCCATTGCCCATGCCAAGCAAAACGGATTTAATGTGGTTATTATAGATACCGCCGGTCGTCTTGCTGTAGATGAGGCGATGATGACGGAAATCGCAAATATTCATGCTGCTGTAAAACCTGAAGAAACCTTATTTGTTGTGGATTCCATGACTGGTCAGGATGCGGTGAATACCGCAAAAGCCTTTAACGATAAATTGAATTTTGATGGGGTGATCCTTACGAAATTGGATGGTGATACCCGTGGTGGTGCGGCAATTTCGATTAAATCGGTGGTAAATAAACCAATCAAATTTATTGGTACAGGAGAGAAAATGGATGCCATAGATGTGTTCTATCCTTCCCGTATGGCCGATAGGATCTTGGGGATGGGAGATGTTGTTTCCTTGGTGGAAAGAGCGCAGGAGCAATATGATGAAGAAGAGGCCAGAAAACTTCAGAAAAAGATCGCCAAGAACCAATTTGGATTTGATGATTTCCTCAAGCAATTGCACCAGATCAAGAAAATGGGTTCTATGAAGGACTTAATGGGAATGATCCCGGGAGCAGGAAAAATGTTAAAGGATATCGATATTGATGATGATGCTTTTAAACATATAGAAGCCATTATATATTCCATGACCCCTGCGGAAAGAAGTACCCCAACGCTGATCAATTCGGTTAGAAAGAAAAGGATTGCCGGTGGATCCGGGACTTCGGTTCAGCAAGTAAACCAATTATTGAAGCAATTCAACCAAATGGGAAAAATGATGAAGATGATGCAAGGCGGCGGTGGCCAAAAAATGATGCAAATGATGAAGGGGATGAAATAG
- the argS gene encoding arginine--tRNA ligase yields MSIQNKIEQKVKEAVSHLHKVDLAQVEFQPTRKDFEGDITLVTFPMLRQIKTNPVQLGNAIGEYLIENVEEIVRFNVVQGFLNIVLSNKFYLNSFETISKNADFGRVRVTEDSDTIMVEYSSPNTNKPLHLGHIRNNLLGFSVAEILKASGKQVYKTQIINDRGIHICKSMLAWERWGNGETPDSTGLKGDKLVGNYYVKFDKEYKKEIAQLIAEGKTEDEANVQAPLLVAAQEMLIKWEAGDEEVKALWEKMNQWVYDGFEKTYDTLGVDFDKNYYESNTYLLGKDVVAEGLEKGVFFRKDDGSVWIDLTEDGLDEKIVLRSDGTAVYMTQDIGTAIQRVKDFDIDGMVYTVGNEQDYHFKVLFLILSKLGYEWANNLYHLSYGMVDLPSGKMKSREGTVVDADDLIAQMTQTAKAISEELGKLGEYSSEEKEELYKMIGLGALKYYILKVDPRKRILFNPEESVDFQGNTGPFIQYTYARIQSILRKANLEKDTLNLPEGYELHEKEKELIKQLQLYPDTIQLAADNHSPALIANYTYDLVKEFNSFYQNVTILGTSDKAEKNFRVQLSKAVGDTIKSAFGLLGIQVPERM; encoded by the coding sequence ATGAGTATTCAGAATAAAATTGAGCAAAAAGTTAAGGAAGCAGTTTCGCATCTGCATAAAGTAGATCTTGCACAAGTAGAATTTCAACCTACTCGCAAGGATTTTGAGGGAGATATCACACTGGTAACTTTCCCTATGCTCCGCCAAATTAAAACGAATCCCGTTCAGCTTGGAAATGCCATTGGGGAATATCTAATTGAAAATGTTGAAGAAATAGTGCGATTTAATGTGGTTCAAGGTTTTTTGAATATAGTGTTAAGCAATAAATTTTATTTAAATTCTTTTGAAACGATCTCGAAAAATGCAGATTTTGGAAGGGTTCGGGTAACTGAAGATTCCGACACCATTATGGTGGAATATTCTTCCCCTAATACCAATAAGCCATTGCATTTAGGACATATTCGAAACAATTTGTTGGGATTTTCTGTTGCTGAAATCTTAAAAGCGAGCGGTAAACAGGTTTATAAAACACAGATTATCAACGATCGCGGAATCCACATTTGTAAATCCATGTTGGCGTGGGAACGATGGGGAAATGGGGAGACACCAGATTCTACCGGACTAAAAGGTGATAAATTGGTAGGGAACTACTATGTGAAATTCGATAAGGAATATAAAAAGGAAATCGCTCAACTTATTGCTGAAGGTAAAACAGAGGATGAAGCAAATGTACAAGCCCCACTTTTAGTAGCTGCTCAAGAAATGTTGATAAAATGGGAAGCTGGAGATGAAGAGGTGAAAGCACTTTGGGAGAAAATGAACCAGTGGGTGTACGATGGTTTCGAGAAAACCTATGATACTCTTGGGGTAGATTTTGATAAGAATTATTACGAAAGCAACACCTATTTACTGGGAAAAGATGTTGTTGCAGAAGGCCTTGAAAAAGGGGTTTTCTTTAGAAAAGATGATGGAAGCGTTTGGATAGATCTTACTGAAGATGGCCTGGACGAAAAAATTGTACTTAGAAGTGATGGTACGGCAGTATATATGACCCAGGATATTGGAACCGCGATACAACGAGTAAAGGATTTTGATATCGACGGAATGGTGTATACGGTTGGGAACGAACAGGATTACCATTTTAAAGTCTTGTTTTTGATCTTGAGTAAATTAGGCTACGAATGGGCAAATAACTTATATCATTTAAGTTATGGAATGGTCGATCTTCCTTCAGGAAAAATGAAAAGTAGAGAGGGAACGGTTGTAGATGCCGATGATTTGATAGCACAAATGACCCAAACCGCTAAAGCTATTTCCGAAGAACTGGGAAAGCTAGGAGAATATTCTTCAGAAGAAAAAGAAGAACTTTATAAGATGATCGGGCTAGGTGCTTTAAAATATTATATTTTGAAAGTAGATCCTAGAAAACGGATCTTGTTCAACCCTGAAGAATCGGTGGATTTTCAGGGGAATACAGGGCCCTTTATTCAGTATACCTACGCAAGGATTCAGTCTATCTTAAGAAAAGCAAATCTTGAAAAGGATACATTAAACTTGCCAGAGGGTTACGAGTTGCATGAAAAGGAAAAGGAATTGATCAAACAATTACAATTGTATCCAGATACCATTCAGTTGGCCGCAGATAACCATAGTCCGGCCTTGATTGCGAATTACACCTACGATCTGGTGAAGGAATTCAATTCATTTTATCAGAATGTGACTATTTTAGGAACTTCAGATAAAGCCGAAAAGAATTTTAGGGTGCAACTTTCTAAAGCTGTGGGAGATACTATAAAGTCGGCATTTGGTTTGTTGGGAATTCAGGTGCCAGAGAGAATGTAG